The window TTTTTAGTACGAGAAGACAGTTTCTGGAATGGTGTTTTACCGGCTGGTGAAAGCGCGCTGGTGAATGAAGAGATTCTTGCTAATGGAATAGACCTAAGATTAAGCACAAATCTTGAGGAAATCATAGATAATGGTAGTGGAAGATGCAAAGCTGTCAAAATCAAAGAAACTGGAGAAATAATAGATTGCGACGTTGTAGGTCTTACTGCAGGAGTTACTCCTAACATTAATTTCTTGAAAGATTCTGATATTGAATTGGGTAAAGGAGTCAAAGTGAACCGAATGCTAGAAACAAGCGTGAAAGATATTTATGCCATAGGCGATTGTGCGGAGCAGCGTGAAGCGATAGGTAGAAGAAGACCTATTGAAGCAGTATGGTATACAGGTCGAATGATGGGAGAAGCACTTGCACAAACTATTTGTGGCAACCCAATGGAGTATAATCCTGGGCACTGGTTCAATAGTGCTAAGTTTATAGATGTAGAATACCAAACTTACGGTTGGGTAAGTGGAAAAAATAAACCAGATTTTGAAGAGCATTTTCACTGGAGACATGATACCGAAATGTTATGTGTCACGATTGCTTACCATAAAGATACAGAAGAGTTTTTAGGGATCAACACTTTTGGAATACGTATGCGTCATGAGATTTTTGATCGCTGGCTTACTGAAGACAGAAAAGTAGATGAGGTCATGAAGTACCTCAAGGATGCTAATTTTGATCCAGAGTTTTATAAGCTACATGAAAATGCAATTGTTAAACATTACAATGAGCAACGCGGTAAAAATATCAAGCCAGTAAACAAAAGCTGGAAACGCATTTTTGCTTAATCATTTACAACCTTAAGAACAACAAGCTTTATGAAAGCATTACATAATATAGGATTAGTTATTTTCCTTATAGGTCTAGCTATTTTTACCGGTTCTATTTTTGCAGGATCTTTTAATCTCACCACTGAGGATATTAATACCTTCATGGATTCTAAAGGAATCGATAATGAATTCTTGAAAAAGGAATTACAACAAGCGGTTGTAGGAAATGAGTCAATGAACATTTTTGCTTTTTCAGGGAAAGTAAGAAGTGCCTTAGAAAAGAATAATGAACATTTCAATGCGCTTATTGAAAAATATAATGCTGAGAAAAATTGGGAGGCAAAGGGTGCGCAATACCAGTATCGAGTAAATACAAAAGAATTTAGAGCGATGAGCTTTTCTCTTGCTAAAGTCGCAGGAACAGGTTTTATAGTCGAGAATAAAGGGTTGATGTGGTTTATGACATTTGGCCTAGGAATTTTAGGAGCCTTGCTTTATATATTCCCACAATTACAATTGTTAGGGCGACAAGGGATAAAAAACAATGGC is drawn from Nonlabens dokdonensis DSW-6 and contains these coding sequences:
- a CDS encoding NAD(P)/FAD-dependent oxidoreductase, coding for MEHIVIIGNGIAGVTAARHIRKNSDKRITIVSGETDYFFSRTALMYVYMGHMKFEHTQPYEDWFWKKNRIDLKNAWVEKVSGTDKQLHFKNGETMDFDKLIIATGSVPNKFGWPGQDLGGVQGLYHKQDLEKLEKNAPDNKTCKRAVIVGGGLIGIEMAEMLHSRHIPVTFLVREDSFWNGVLPAGESALVNEEILANGIDLRLSTNLEEIIDNGSGRCKAVKIKETGEIIDCDVVGLTAGVTPNINFLKDSDIELGKGVKVNRMLETSVKDIYAIGDCAEQREAIGRRRPIEAVWYTGRMMGEALAQTICGNPMEYNPGHWFNSAKFIDVEYQTYGWVSGKNKPDFEEHFHWRHDTEMLCVTIAYHKDTEEFLGINTFGIRMRHEIFDRWLTEDRKVDEVMKYLKDANFDPEFYKLHENAIVKHYNEQRGKNIKPVNKSWKRIFA